The nucleotide sequence GCAGATTATTCGCGTGAGCATGGCGCAAGACGTTGGTGACCGCTTCCTGGGTGATCCGAAAGGCGGCGACCGTCATTTCCTCCGGGATGCCCGTCATGCGCTGCTGGCAGTCGAGGCTCCATTTTACCGGGGTATTGACCAATGTCTTGAGCAGGTGTGCGCGCAGGCTGGCCTCAAGCCCGAGGCTGGTCAATTGCCTCGGGTTGAGAATCGCCGAGACGTCGCGGACCTTGTTAAGGGTTTCGTCCAGGGTTTCGCAGAGTATCGAACACTGGGCTTGCAGTTCGTCCGGCACCCGGCGCTTGAGCCATTCGCTCTGCAGTTTTGCAGCTGTCAGTAGTTGGCCGATGTCGTCGTGCAATTCGCGACTGAGCCGATGACGCTCGTTTTCCTGGACTTCAAGCAGCCGGTCGGCCAATTCCTGGGGTTGGAACTTGATGGATTTTCGCGACGACTGATACCAGGCCCAGACACACGCCAGGGCCGCGATATTCAACACCAGCAAGTTCAATGGGAATGTACGGGCGAACAGATAAGTCAGCAGGCAGCCGAGGGTCGAGCAGATGCAAAGGAGCAGTGTGAGCCGGCGGACGTTTTCTCGGGAGGGTGGCCAGGTGACGAATGACTTGAGGCTGGCGTACATGACGGATGGAGCCAATGAATGTTCACTGCGGGCGAGCCGGTCGGCACATGAGGCGGCCCGGGTCGGTAAATGGTTCAGGTCAAGGATGGCTTCAGTTTGACGGCTTTTCTACCGTTGTCTTGAAGCGTCTGACGCGAGACATAGTACCACTTCATCCAGGGTTGGTCGCGCCCGGCATGGAGGCTTGAAGGCGTCGTGGAGCTGGCGGGCGTCATCGCTATCACGCTTGTTTCCGGGAGTAGGAAAGCAGGCTCGATGGACATGCTGCTGGCAATGCCTTGCAGGGATCCTGGCCCACCTGGAACGCGAATGCTTCGATCAACGAGGTCTGTTCGCTATTGTCCAGGCTGAGTTGGCCGGTGGTGGGGTCGACGAGTTCCAGTTGCCATGCCATCAGCGTGAAGCAGTCTTTCAGTGCGCCCAGGGCCTGATCATGCAATTCCATGTGGTTTTGCGCATGGCTGAGCAAGCCATGGATATGCAGCGAAAACTCCGAAACGGCTTCCAGCGCCAAGGCATTTGCCTTGTTTGCCAACTTCAGCAGGGTGCTGAGCATGCAATCGATCGCGTCCTTGTCGTTGTTGATCAATTGCAGGTGGCTCAGGCATTCCTCCGACTTGGCCAAAAGCGTCTCGGCTTCGGTCAGGAATTCGGGAAAGCGCTGGAGCCAGTTCTTACGATCGTTCGGCATGCTTATCTCCACAACATCATGTCAGGCGAGAGAAAACCGCTTGTGGCGAGCGAAAGGCTGGAAGTCAGATGTCCTGCAGTCGCGCACAAAGGCCTGACTCCGTTCAGCAATGAGAATGGCGTCACATTAATGGCTATTGGATATCGGGAATATCAGGTTGGACCTGATTGTACCTAGGGGAATCCCTTAGGCGCGGGAACCTTGTGCGCAAAACGAGGTCGCGCAGCGGAGAAACAAGCGAGATGAACATGTGAAGTCAGTAAAACATGATGTTAATGTGATATCAATCATCCGCGCAGGTATTTTGGACAGGGGTCAAGATCCGGTTGGTGCGGCCGATAGCTGTTCTATTGGATTCATCCGAACAATCCCAGGAGTCATCGATGGCCAGCATTCTCGACACAGTAGATCAACGAACCCAGCTGGTGGGTGAGAATCGCCTGGAAATTCTCATGTTTCGCCTGGCGGGCCGGCAATTGTTCGCCATTAACGTGTTCAAGGTCCAGGAAGTGTTGCAACTGCCGAAGTTGACCTTGATGCCGCAGCGCCATCCATTTGTCTGTGGCGTGGTCAACCTGCGGGGCCAGACGTTGCCGGTGATCGATCTGTCCCAGGCTATCGGCATGCGTCCGCTGGTGCCCGGGGCTAACAGCACCATCATTGTGACTGAATACAATCGCTCGGTTCAGGCGTTCCTGGTGGGCGGCGTGGACCGTATTGTCAACATGAACTGGGAGGCGATCCTGCCACCTCCGGGTAGCGCCGGCCGTGAACACTACCTGACCGCCATCAGCAAGGTGGACGATCAGTTGGTGGAAATCATCGACGTGGAAAAAGTCCTGGCCGAAATCGTGCCGTACAACGCCAAGGTTTCCCGGGACAAACTCGAGGATCCGGTGCTGGAGCGTGCCCGTGGGCGTGAAGTGCTGCTGGTGGACGACTCCAAAGTCGCGCTCTCGCAACTGCGCGACACCCTCGGTCAGTTGGGCATAAAGATGCACGTTGCCGGCGATGGCTTGAAGGCCCTGAACATGCTCAAGGCCTGGGCCGATAGCGGCGAGGTGATGACCGACAAGTTGCTGATGATTTTCACCGACGCGGAAATGCCGGAAATGGACGGCTACCGCCTGACCACCGAAATTCGCAACGACCCGCGGTTGCGTAGCCTCTATGTGGTGCTGCACACCTCGCTCTCCGGCAGTTTCAACGACTCGATGGTCAAGAAGGTCGGCTGCGA is from Pseudomonas sp. B21-056 and encodes:
- a CDS encoding sensor histidine kinase — translated: MYASLKSFVTWPPSRENVRRLTLLLCICSTLGCLLTYLFARTFPLNLLVLNIAALACVWAWYQSSRKSIKFQPQELADRLLEVQENERHRLSRELHDDIGQLLTAAKLQSEWLKRRVPDELQAQCSILCETLDETLNKVRDVSAILNPRQLTSLGLEASLRAHLLKTLVNTPVKWSLDCQQRMTGIPEEMTVAAFRITQEAVTNVLRHAHANNLLVRLQRLPEGLLLLIRDDGQGFVPAPHPAREGQRGMAGMSERAEQLGGTLNVISEAGKGTHIEARFPWAPRTLARASKNKVLH
- a CDS encoding chemotaxis protein CheV, which gives rise to MASILDTVDQRTQLVGENRLEILMFRLAGRQLFAINVFKVQEVLQLPKLTLMPQRHPFVCGVVNLRGQTLPVIDLSQAIGMRPLVPGANSTIIVTEYNRSVQAFLVGGVDRIVNMNWEAILPPPGSAGREHYLTAISKVDDQLVEIIDVEKVLAEIVPYNAKVSRDKLEDPVLERARGREVLLVDDSKVALSQLRDTLGQLGIKMHVAGDGLKALNMLKAWADSGEVMTDKLLMIFTDAEMPEMDGYRLTTEIRNDPRLRSLYVVLHTSLSGSFNDSMVKKVGCDNFLSKFQPDKLVDVVRQRLMLD